A portion of the Salmo trutta chromosome 1, fSalTru1.1, whole genome shotgun sequence genome contains these proteins:
- the LOC115171444 gene encoding sterile alpha motif domain-containing protein 15 codes for MAFLHWSCQDVAKWIRSLGYPHYTACFTENLITGKKLIYVNCCYLPRLGITDFEDMKAISAHVRELLGTSEPLWSRSIADPPRDSMGLFLEKKSRTGDWADSFTYTQFLDRKQ; via the exons ATGGCGTTCCTTCACTGGAGTTGCCAGGACGTGGCAAAATGGATAAGATCCTTAGGATATCCACATTATACA GCCTGTTTCACTGAGAACCTCATCACAGGTAAAAAGCTGATTTATGTAAATTGCTGCTATCTGCCAAGATTAGGAATCACAGACTTTGAGGATATGAAG gccatctctgcCCATGTGCGTGAGCTGCTGGGGACATCAGAGCCGCTGTGGAGCCGCAGCATCGCAGACCCCCCCAGAGACAGCATGGGCCTGTTCCTGGAGAAGAAGAGCAGAACAGGGGACTGGGCCGATTCCTTCACCTACACACAGTTCCTCGACAGGAAACAGTGA
- the lrfn5b gene encoding leucine-rich repeat and fibronectin type-III domain-containing protein 5, giving the protein METLLVYVMVLGMAVKAHKVQVCPKRCVCQMLNPNLATLCDKKGLLFVPPDIDRHTVEMRLGDNFVTSIKRRDFANMTKLQDMTLSRNTIGSISPHAFKDLENLRALHLDSNRLMRLTNDTFSGMSKLQHLILNNNQLIHIHIGAFNDLTALEELDLSYNNLESAPWVAIQRMTSLHTLGLDHNMLSYIPEGTFSGLQKLKRLDVTSNKLQKLPPDPVFQRAGVLATSGSLGPTSFALSFGGNPLRCNCELLWLRRLRREDDLETCAAPQHLAGRYFWTVSEEEFLCEPPLITRHSQELRALEGQRVALRCKARGDPDPIIHWIAPDGRLMSNSSRAAVHSDGTLDILISTVKDSGSFICVASNPAGEAQQTVDLVIAKLPHITNSTVEKEQDPGSSDIATVTRTGGGGEGGGVVPLGNTKTSQEKKVVIAEATSTSALVRFSFQRSIPGIRMFQIQYNGTYDDSLVYRMIPPSSKSILVNNLAAGTQYDLCVLAIYDDLVTSLTATRVVGCIRFTTDPQYLRCHFMQSQFLGGTIVVIIGGIIVASVLAFIIFLIVRYRVCNQGDEDKALEMGEIQSLSSDGQLQGCGVPKSMSKSLSKQILCLEKPEKVDKEYLRVGLPPPELFKQQRPPVLTTTTSTKLSIPDCQTDVELENTNRNNSAEAKMVVSAVSTKWTKVARGPSPPGGSSRHYMTVPAGGVRVNRRHSLNMDSYKECCYFSLVQQQQPKPGGGVRSKRSLSMSGELPQLESAMANIRRSRDKLYGSEWLLESTL; this is encoded by the exons ATGGAGACCCTGTTAGTTTACGTGATGGTACTTGGCATGGCTGTAAAAGCCCACAAGGTCCAGGTGTGCCCAAAACGCTGTGTCTGCCAGATGCTTAACCCCAACCTAGCAACCCTCTGCGACAAGAAGGGCCTCCTCTTTGTCCCACCCGACATCGACCGTCACACCGTGGAGATGCGTCTGGGCGACAACTTCGTTACGAGCATCAAACGACGGGACTTCGCCAACATGACCAAACTGCAAGACATGACATTGTCTCGGAACACCATCGGCTCCATCTCGCCTCACGCCTTTAAAGATCTGGAGAACCTCAGAGCCTTGCATCTGGACAGCAACCGTCTGATGAGGCTCACCAACGACACCTTCAGTGGGATGTCCAAGCTCCAACATCTCATtctcaacaacaaccagctgaTTCACATCCACATCGGGGCCTTCAATGATCTCACAGCTCTAGAGGAGTTAGATCTGTCCTACAACAACTTAGAAAGCGCCCCCTGGGTGGCCATCCAGAGAATGACCAGCCTCCACACCCTGGGCTTGGACCACAACATGCTTAGCTACATTCCTGAGGGAACCTTCTCTGGCCTGCAGAAGCTCAAACGCCTTGACGTCACATCCAACAAGCTCCAGAAGCTTCCGCCAGACCCAGTGTTCCAACGGGCCGGCGTCTTGGCCACATCAGGGAGCTTGGGTCCGACGTCATTTGCGTTGAGTTTTGGGGGGAACCCACTGAGGTGTAACTGTGAGCTGCTGTGGCTGAGGAGGCTGAGGAGGGAAGATGATCTGGAGACATGTGCGGCTCCGCAGCACCTGGCTGGGCGATACTTCTGGACCGTGTCTGaagaagagttcctctgtgagcCCCCTCTTATCACCAGACACTCCCAG GAGCTGCGAGCGTTGGAGGGTCAGAGAGTAGCTCTGCGCTGTAAGGCCAGGGGCGATCCAGACCCCATCATCCACTGGATCGCCCCAGACGGCCGGCTCATGTCCAACTCCTCCCGGGCTGCAGTGCACAGTGATGGGACCCTGGACATCCTTATCAGCACTGTGAAGGACTCAG GCTCCTTCATCTGTGTTGCCTCCAACCCGGCCGGGGAGGCCCAACAAACTGTTGACCTGGTGATCGCTAAACTCCCACACATCACCAACAGTACTGTGGAGAAGGAACAGGACCCAGGTTCTTCTGATATCGCCACGGTAACGAGGACAGGTGGTGGTGGGGAAGGCGGAGGAGTGGTGCCACTGGGAAACACAAAGACGAGCCAGGAGAAGAAGGTAGTGATCGCTGAGGCCACGTCTACCTCGGCCCTGGTCAGGTTCAGCTTCCAGAGAAGTATACCGGGCATCCGAATGTTCCAGATCCAATACAACGGAACCTACGATGACTCTCTGGTTTACAG AATGATCCCTCCGAGCAGTAAGAGTATCCTGGTGAACAACCTGGCTGCCGGTACACAGTACGACCTGTGTGTGCTGGCCATCTACGACGACCTGGTGACCTCCCTGACCGCCACGCGGGTGGTGGGGTGCATCCGCTTCACCACCGATCCCCAGTACCTCCGCTGCCACTTCATGCAGTCCCAGTTCCTGGGAGGGACCATCGTGGTCATCATCGGAGGGATCATCGTGGCGTCCGTCTTAGCCTTCATCATCTTCCTCATAGTGAGGTACCGAGTCTGTAACCAAGGTGATGAGGATAAG GCTTTGGAAATGGGTGAGATCCAGTCTCTGAGCAGTGATGGTCAGCTCCAGGGCTGCGGCGTCCCCAAGTCCATGTCCAAGTCTCTGTCCAAGCAGATTCTCTGTCTGGAGAAACCAGAGAAGGTGGATAAGGAGTATCTGAGGGTGGGCCTTCCTCCCCCTGAGCTGTTCAAGCAGCAGCGACCCCCAGTCCTGACCACCACCACATCCACCAAGCTCTCCATTCCCGACTGCCAGACAGATGTGGAGTTAGAGAACACAAACCGGAATAACTCAGCGGAAGCTAAAATGGTTGTTTCTGCCGTTTCCACAAAATGGACGAAGGTCGCTAGAGGGCCAAGCCCCCCTGGAGGGTCCTCCCGCCATTACATGACAGTGCCAGCAGGGGGCGTGAGGGTGAACCGGCGGCACTCTCTGAACATGGACTCGTACAAGGAGTGCTGCTACTTCAGCCTGGTACAGCAGCAGCAGCCAAAGCCTGGTGGGGGTGTGCGCTCCAAACGCAGTCTGTCCATGAGTGGAGAACTGCCCCAGTTGGAAAGTGCAATGGCAAACATACGCAGAAGCAGAGACAAGCTGTATGGATCCGAGTGGCTTCTCGAAAGCACTCTATGA